TGAATCATTGGTAATAAATCAGGACTAAAACTAATATTTTCCAATGACTAATAgtttaatacttgttcattatacTTTCACTTATTTATAACACTACCATCTTACTAAGGTACTTGTAATTATTTGAGTACCGTGATTCCACTGCAATTTTATCATTTGCGACTTTGAGTTCTAATTTTAGGTTTTGAGTCTATAAGAGAAAACATGAAGATTGATAGCGTCTAAGTGTTCAAAGGAGCAAGGAAAGTTTAGTTTCTAAAACCTCAAAAATCTCGCTTAAAAGGAAACCACTAACGACGCGTAAAAGGAAACCACTAACGACATTAGGGTAACGAGATGCCAATGGCATCTAGAACTCAGTGGAAGGATTAGCAAAAAACTAACCTAGAATAGAGAAGCAGAAAACACCCCTCCTTCTGAACAATAGTTTTGAATGATTTTTAGAGGGGACTTGAATTTCCTAAATTACAATTAGATTATTGTTTCATTTGTATTAATACCTTGAATTAGATATTAATGATGATGAAGTAAAAACTAAATTCAACTAGAGGATTGgcaaaattttcattatattgTTCAAACTCCGCTAATACTTGCTAGTTCAGTAGTAGACTAGGAAGGAAAAAGCAGAAACCATAGATTGATATGAGAACCTAGGAATCGTCTGATCATTCGCAGATGTATTTCCGTCACTACCCCAACAGATGACCAAGCTATTACTCCTTAGCAGAGCAGAGCGCGAGTCAAAGAGATTGAGGGCGATCTCGGAATTGTACAACGACTTTTCCAAAGGGATATTAAGTCTCTGCACAGACAGATTACCAACTCTCTTTCAATTAAGTCTCCCATCCTACTTTAACACCAACACAAGACATTCCTCATCCTTCCGAAATAGAAAATTTTGATCAACTCGAGAGCATTTCCATATTGAAAAACtgaacaacaaaaaattatagcTAAATTAACATCAATGTTTATAACGCAACAAAACAGCAGAAGAATGAAACTGTATAATAACTAAGTTCATTTGCAAATACACAGCCACCTTCATTATTTTGCACTTCAACTACACTAACAGATGATAAAACAAGTCTTCTACAGAGAGATCATGAATCAAACATGCCAAATCAAGCATTTCATTATGAAGAAACAGTAATGAAGCATAATTATGACCCCATAAACTTCACTTACTTAAAAGCTATAGATGGAGATAGTTCGGGAATGAAGACCAGTCCAGTAATGCTAACATGTTCATCCTACACGTAGAATTTTCCGGCATGCCCCTTGTCTTGAGCACCAGTATAACATAATAATGAGGATTGAGGAGCAAATATTACTAGCTCTTCTGAATGCGAAAAATTGTATCCCAAAAAATTCGTTGATCATGCACCAACTATCTTTGACAACAGTAAAAACTACAACAATGACTGAAGAACAGCTATTCTTCAACAGATTCCTGAAGATGATCGGATTGGTAAGAGTAATCCGCGTCAAGAGCTTCCATTGTTGTCCCTACTTTGAAGTTTTTTGTCCCCATAGTAGTGAAAGGCAACAATCCAAATGCTCGGGCTATCTTGATCTCCGTTGCAACTTTCCTTTGGGCTTTTGCACTAATCTTAGTCTTCAAAATAAACAAGGTATTCATATTCATGAtccacaacaacaataataccaAAGCGTAAATCCCAAATAAATTGGGATCGGCTACAACTCATATTCATAATCCTTTCATGAAATAACATTCCATTATCCCAATGTCATAAGTGGCTCAGCCCTAAGGGCCTGTTTGAGGGATCaaatgtatgcaaccttacctttgtaaaaaaaaacaaagattatTTCCAATTGACTCTTGATACTAGAAGGAGAAAAAAATCATTGGCCAATATAGGGCCAACAACATACCTGGCTTCTCTTGATTATTATTCCAGCGTCTGTCAAAAAATTGGCAAGGAATTTCACATTCTGCAAAAGTCATAATTCTGAGGCATGAAATGCATGAAAATTTCCATTCCTAAGAAACAATTTCAAGGGATACCAATTATTCTACTCACAAAACTGTGTAAGTATTAAAGACCATCACATGCTTACCCCGAAATCTGCTTTCTTGAGAACCTCATCTGAAGTTACATGAAACTCGGATTTTTTGCTAGGTCTCCAACTTCCAGGCTTCCTAAGATTTAGATCCTGCAAACAATAAAATTGATTGAGTGAAAAATTTTCAACACAGCCATATTTACCGTAACATATTCAGTAAAGGCAAGAAAAACATAAGGATGAACACTATTgatcaatcaatcaaacttGGCTATGAGGGATGATAATATGTATTTTTCCAAGTGTTGGATTCTACCATTGCAACCAAATTTCAATATACGTCATTCCCAAAAGACTCAAGTATATCCATGTGAAGGTTTTAAAATAACGAATTGGAGTAATTATAGGACAAGGGACAAGTGTAAGCTCATGATAGTGAAAATTTCACAGCTGTTGATCAAATGTTAACAGAAAGGCAGCAACAACCCTACGGAAAATAATGTAACCAAATCTATAAATCATTAGCtcatgatattatttttgggagTAGATATCAGAGGATAGACATACACTAATATACTAGAGTAAACAAGCAGCTGGCCAGCAGCTAACTTAACAGCTTAGCTGCAGTATCAGCATTACACAGGTCTTGACTCTAGAAAATTCAGCTACATACCTCAGG
The Amaranthus tricolor cultivar Red isolate AtriRed21 chromosome 11, ASM2621246v1, whole genome shotgun sequence DNA segment above includes these coding regions:
- the LOC130827134 gene encoding uncharacterized protein LOC130827134 isoform X3, which translates into the protein MIFKTLSTDSKSGHDNDENQNDKSFADDFANRIFGESLEESPLYRKLEKIEKNRSWGMFSNIGDSFEDSMKEAATYFEFDRNEINQEDFSYRADMNFRTGMTYTPEDLNLRKPGSWRPSKKSEFHVTSDEVLKKADFGNVKFLANFLTDAGIIIKRSQTKISAKAQRKVATEIKIARAFGLLPFTTMGTKNFKVGTTMEALDADYSYQSDHLQESVEE